A single window of Modestobacter italicus DNA harbors:
- the pth gene encoding aminoacyl-tRNA hydrolase, with protein sequence MGNPGPGYAGNRHNVGAMVLAELAARAGAKLSTGKGPRARALSAEGRLAGRRVVLAQPLTYMNESGGPVRGLLDYHHLPATDLVVVHDELDLPFETVRLKRGGGEGGHNGLRSISRSTGTKDYLRVRVGIGRPPGRQDPADFVLKDFSATERKTLELLVGEAADATELLLERGLETAQNQVHPRS encoded by the coding sequence CTGGGCAACCCCGGACCGGGCTACGCCGGCAACCGGCACAACGTCGGCGCGATGGTGCTGGCCGAGCTCGCCGCCCGCGCCGGCGCCAAGCTGTCCACCGGCAAGGGGCCCCGCGCCCGGGCGCTGTCGGCGGAGGGCAGGCTCGCCGGTCGCCGCGTCGTGCTGGCGCAGCCGCTCACCTACATGAACGAGTCGGGCGGCCCGGTGCGCGGGCTGCTGGACTACCACCACCTGCCGGCCACCGACCTGGTCGTGGTGCACGACGAGCTGGACCTCCCGTTCGAGACGGTCCGGCTCAAGCGCGGCGGGGGAGAGGGCGGGCACAACGGCCTGCGCTCGATCTCCCGCTCGACCGGGACCAAGGACTACCTGCGGGTGCGGGTCGGCATCGGCCGGCCCCCCGGCCGGCAGGACCCCGCCGACTTCGTGCTCAAGGACTTCTCCGCCACCGAGCGCAAGACCCTCGAGCTGCTGGTCGGCGAGGCCGCCGACGCCACCGAGCTGCTGCTCGAGCGGGGCCTGGAGACCGCCCAGAACCAGGTGCACCCCAGGAGCTGA
- a CDS encoding 4-(cytidine 5'-diphospho)-2-C-methyl-D-erythritol kinase: MRNATSGGPGRLAGNGAVAARAPAKVNVHLGVGKLRPDGYHELQTVYLAVSLFDTVTVRRAEGLSLTVRGEGAGDGRGPSSVPLDRRNLVWQAAELLARHAGISADADLEIDKTIPAAAGLAGGSADAAAALVALDALWGTRATRGDLATLAAQLGSDVPFSLLGGVALGTHRGERLSPVLARRRWDWVLGIAGDGLSTPAVYAELDEMRAAGTLPDGAELASTEPVIAALRSGPTQALAAALSNDLQPPAIRLRPELRRALRATSDAGARAALVSGSGPTVAGLADDEDTAVRLAAELAGAGVFRTVRAVHGPVHGARLVG; encoded by the coding sequence GTGAGGAACGCGACGTCCGGTGGACCCGGCAGGCTGGCCGGCAACGGCGCCGTCGCCGCGCGGGCACCGGCGAAGGTCAACGTGCACCTGGGCGTCGGGAAGCTGCGCCCGGACGGCTACCACGAGCTGCAGACGGTGTACCTCGCCGTCTCGCTGTTCGACACGGTCACCGTGCGGCGCGCCGAGGGGCTCTCGCTCACCGTCCGCGGTGAGGGTGCCGGCGACGGCCGCGGCCCGTCGAGCGTGCCGCTGGACCGGCGGAACCTGGTCTGGCAGGCCGCGGAGCTGCTGGCCCGGCACGCGGGCATCTCGGCCGACGCGGACCTGGAGATCGACAAGACGATCCCGGCCGCCGCCGGGCTGGCCGGGGGCAGCGCGGACGCCGCCGCGGCGCTGGTCGCCCTGGACGCCCTCTGGGGCACCCGGGCCACCCGCGGCGACCTCGCCACGCTCGCCGCGCAGCTGGGCAGCGACGTGCCGTTCAGCCTGCTCGGCGGGGTCGCCCTGGGCACCCACCGCGGCGAGCGGTTGTCCCCGGTGCTGGCCCGCCGGCGGTGGGACTGGGTGCTGGGCATCGCCGGGGACGGGTTGTCGACCCCGGCCGTCTACGCCGAGCTCGACGAGATGCGGGCGGCCGGGACGCTGCCCGACGGTGCGGAGCTGGCCTCGACCGAGCCGGTCATCGCCGCGCTGCGCAGCGGACCGACGCAGGCGCTGGCGGCCGCGCTCAGCAACGACCTGCAGCCCCCGGCGATCCGGCTGCGCCCGGAGCTGCGCCGGGCGCTGCGGGCCACCTCGGACGCCGGTGCGCGCGCCGCGCTGGTCAGCGGGTCGGGGCCGACCGTGGCCGGGCTGGCCGACGACGAGGACACCGCCGTGCGGCTGGCCGCCGAGCTCGCCGGCGCCGGCGTCTTCCGGACGGTCCGTGCGGTGCACGGGCCGGTGCACGGGGCCCGGCTCGTCGGCTGA
- a CDS encoding glycosyltransferase, which translates to MTGPGARPRVLVVHPGAELYGADRVLAESASALATRFDVTVALPGPGPLVAELEARGLRVVLCRMPVLRNSALRPRGALRLLADTVLGALPALRLLRSAGEAGVYVNTLTLPSWPLLARLAGRRSVCHVHEAEQSAPRLLRIGMAVCPALADRVVANSRFCLDVLAGTAPWLRRRATVVYNAVAAPAEVVPARAELAGPVRLLFVGRLSPRKGPQVAVATLQELLARGVDARLQLLGSVFEGYEWFETELRGTVAAAGLTDRVELLGFRSDVWPVLAGSDVVLVPSVMEESFGLTAVEAVLAARPLVVSDGSGLREAAAGYASAQSVAPGDPVRWADAVERVVGDWDTVRAAAVVDAAEARRRHAPQRYTEQLVAVVDALTGSGPAAAVPAPRRPVEAAAAVSGAAR; encoded by the coding sequence GTGACCGGGCCGGGAGCGCGCCCGCGCGTCCTGGTGGTGCACCCGGGCGCCGAGCTCTACGGCGCCGACCGGGTGCTCGCCGAGTCCGCGTCGGCGCTGGCCACCCGGTTCGACGTCACCGTCGCGCTGCCCGGTCCCGGGCCGCTGGTCGCCGAGCTGGAGGCCCGCGGGCTGCGGGTCGTGCTGTGCCGGATGCCGGTGCTGCGCAACTCCGCGCTCCGCCCGCGGGGCGCCCTGCGGCTGCTGGCCGACACGGTGCTCGGCGCGCTGCCGGCGCTGCGCCTGCTGCGCTCCGCCGGGGAGGCCGGGGTCTACGTCAACACCCTCACGCTGCCCTCCTGGCCGCTGCTGGCCCGGCTCGCCGGACGCCGCTCGGTCTGCCACGTGCACGAGGCCGAGCAGTCCGCGCCGCGGCTGCTGCGGATCGGCATGGCGGTCTGCCCGGCGCTGGCCGACCGGGTGGTCGCCAACAGCCGGTTCTGCCTCGACGTGCTCGCCGGGACCGCGCCGTGGCTGCGCCGCCGCGCGACCGTCGTCTACAACGCCGTCGCCGCGCCCGCCGAGGTCGTGCCGGCCCGCGCGGAGCTGGCCGGGCCGGTGCGGCTGCTGTTCGTCGGCCGGCTGTCCCCGCGCAAGGGTCCGCAGGTCGCCGTGGCGACGCTGCAGGAGCTCCTCGCCCGGGGCGTCGACGCCCGGCTGCAGCTGCTCGGCTCGGTCTTCGAGGGCTACGAGTGGTTCGAGACCGAGCTGCGCGGCACCGTGGCCGCGGCCGGGCTCACCGACCGGGTCGAGCTCCTCGGCTTCCGGTCCGACGTCTGGCCGGTGCTCGCCGGCAGCGACGTCGTGCTCGTGCCCTCGGTGATGGAGGAGTCCTTCGGGCTCACCGCCGTCGAGGCCGTGCTCGCCGCCCGGCCGCTCGTGGTCAGCGACGGCAGCGGCCTCCGGGAGGCCGCCGCCGGGTACGCCAGCGCCCAGTCCGTCGCCCCGGGTGATCCCGTGCGGTGGGCGGACGCCGTCGAGCGCGTCGTCGGGGACTGGGACACCGTGCGGGCGGCCGCCGTCGTCGACGCCGCCGAGGCGCGCCGCCGGCACGCCCCGCAGCGCTACACCGAGCAGCTGGTGGCCGTCGTGGACGCGCTCACCGGGAGCGGCCCGGCCGCTGCCGTCCCGGCACCCCGCCGTCCGGTCGAGGCCGCGGCCGCGGTGTCCGGAGCAGCCCGGTGA
- a CDS encoding sugar transferase, translating into MSVVDPVAGALRSAGSIDRLPTPTTPRDPWAARHRRRLVGAEVVLAAAAALVVLVAHDGVVPPAGGLFWASVSLVLAWPLLLAVTGAYEERTFGIGSDEFHRIGRAGLLLLAGLGFLSYAAELDLSRGLVVVGVPALALATVVERYGARHLLHRQRLQGRCVKRVVVVGRGGAVLELVDRLSRTSHAGLQVVAACVTPDDRARVARVVGLPVAGLDDVVATAARVQADTIAVTSASETAAQYLRSLSWQLEGTGLELLVAPGLVEVAGPRLHIRPFDGLPLLAVEQPRFEGWRRVVKTVLDRSVALGALLVLAPLFGALALAVRLTSPGGVFYRQERIGLNGEPFTMLKFRSMVSGADQQVAGLSDGNDADGLLFKMRSDPRVTPVGRWLRRLSLDELPQLVNVLTGTMSLVGPRPPLPQEVARYDSSVSRRLLVKPGLTGLWQISGRSDLPWEEAVRLDLRYVENWSLALDLQILWKTARAVATASGAY; encoded by the coding sequence GTGTCGGTCGTCGATCCCGTCGCAGGTGCGCTGCGCAGCGCGGGGTCGATCGACCGGCTGCCCACCCCCACCACCCCGCGCGACCCCTGGGCCGCCCGGCACCGCCGCCGGCTGGTCGGCGCCGAGGTCGTCCTCGCGGCCGCCGCGGCGCTGGTGGTGCTGGTCGCCCACGACGGCGTGGTGCCGCCGGCCGGTGGCCTGTTCTGGGCCAGCGTCTCTCTCGTCCTCGCCTGGCCGCTGCTGCTCGCCGTGACCGGCGCCTACGAGGAGCGCACGTTCGGCATCGGCAGCGACGAGTTCCACCGGATCGGCCGCGCCGGCCTGCTGCTGCTGGCCGGGCTGGGCTTCCTCAGCTATGCCGCCGAGCTCGACCTCAGCCGCGGACTGGTCGTCGTCGGCGTCCCGGCGCTGGCCCTGGCCACCGTCGTCGAGCGGTACGGCGCCCGCCACCTCCTGCACCGCCAGCGGCTGCAGGGCCGGTGCGTCAAGCGGGTCGTGGTCGTCGGCCGGGGCGGCGCCGTCCTGGAGCTGGTCGACCGGCTCTCCCGCACCTCGCACGCCGGGCTGCAGGTCGTCGCCGCCTGCGTGACGCCCGACGACCGGGCCCGGGTCGCGCGGGTGGTCGGCCTGCCGGTCGCCGGCCTGGACGACGTGGTCGCCACCGCCGCCCGGGTGCAGGCCGACACCATCGCGGTGACCTCGGCCAGCGAGACCGCCGCGCAGTACCTGCGGTCGCTGTCCTGGCAGCTCGAGGGCACCGGGCTGGAGCTCCTGGTCGCGCCCGGCCTCGTCGAGGTCGCCGGCCCGCGGCTGCACATCCGGCCCTTCGACGGGCTGCCGCTGCTGGCCGTCGAGCAGCCCCGGTTCGAGGGGTGGCGCCGGGTGGTCAAGACGGTGCTGGACCGCTCGGTCGCGCTCGGCGCGCTGCTCGTGCTGGCCCCGCTGTTCGGCGCCCTCGCGCTGGCCGTGCGGCTGACCAGCCCCGGCGGCGTCTTCTACCGGCAGGAGCGGATCGGCCTGAACGGCGAGCCGTTCACGATGCTCAAGTTCCGCAGCATGGTGTCCGGTGCCGACCAGCAGGTGGCCGGGCTCTCCGACGGCAACGACGCCGACGGCCTGCTGTTCAAGATGCGCTCCGACCCGCGGGTGACCCCGGTCGGCCGCTGGCTGCGCCGGCTCTCCCTGGACGAGCTGCCGCAGCTGGTCAACGTGCTCACCGGCACGATGTCGCTGGTGGGCCCGCGCCCCCCGCTGCCGCAGGAGGTGGCCCGCTACGACAGCTCGGTGAGCCGTCGGCTGCTGGTCAAGCCGGGCCTGACCGGGCTGTGGCAGATCTCCGGGCGCAGCGACCTCCCGTGGGAGGAGGCCGTCCGGCTGGACCTGCGGTACGTGGAGAACTGGTCGCTCGCCCTGGACCTGCAGATCCTCTGGAAGACCGCCCGGGCCGTGGCCACCGCCTCCGGGGCCTACTGA
- a CDS encoding ribose-phosphate diphosphokinase, whose translation MSAIRQTTNKSLMLFSGRAYPELTTEIAGHLGVTPTPTASYEFANGELFVRFEESVRGCDAFVVQSHTAPINTWLMEQLIMVDALKRASAKRITVVAPFFPYARQDKKHRGREPISARLVADMFKTAGADRLMAVDLHTAQIQGFFDGPVDHLFAMDLLIEDVKKKWGDRDLTVVSPDSGRVRVSERWSDKLGGTPLAFIHKTRDVTRPNEVVANRVVGEVEGRVCILVDDMIDTGGTIVKAADTLFAAGAADVIIAATHGVLSGPAIDRLKNSRVSEVLVTNTLPIEPARQFDKLTVLSIAPLLARAIKAVFEDGSVTSLFDGAS comes from the coding sequence ATGAGCGCGATCCGGCAGACCACCAACAAGAGCCTGATGCTCTTCTCGGGGCGGGCCTACCCCGAGCTGACCACGGAGATCGCCGGTCACCTGGGGGTGACCCCGACCCCGACCGCCTCCTACGAGTTCGCCAACGGTGAGCTCTTCGTGCGGTTCGAGGAGTCGGTGCGCGGCTGCGACGCCTTCGTCGTGCAGAGCCACACCGCACCGATCAACACCTGGCTCATGGAGCAGCTGATCATGGTCGACGCGCTCAAGCGCGCCTCGGCCAAGCGGATCACCGTCGTCGCACCGTTCTTCCCCTACGCCCGGCAGGACAAGAAGCACCGCGGCCGGGAGCCGATCTCCGCCCGGCTCGTCGCCGACATGTTCAAGACCGCGGGCGCCGACCGGCTGATGGCCGTCGACCTGCACACCGCGCAGATCCAGGGCTTCTTCGACGGCCCGGTCGACCACCTCTTCGCGATGGACCTGCTCATCGAGGACGTCAAGAAGAAGTGGGGCGACCGCGACCTCACCGTCGTCTCGCCGGACTCCGGCCGCGTCCGGGTCTCCGAGCGGTGGAGCGACAAGCTCGGCGGCACGCCGCTGGCTTTCATCCACAAGACGCGGGACGTCACCCGCCCCAACGAGGTCGTCGCCAACCGCGTCGTCGGTGAGGTCGAGGGCCGGGTCTGCATCCTGGTCGACGACATGATCGACACCGGCGGCACCATCGTGAAAGCCGCCGACACCCTCTTCGCCGCCGGCGCCGCCGACGTGATCATCGCCGCCACCCACGGCGTGCTCTCCGGCCCGGCGATCGACCGGCTCAAGAACAGCCGGGTCAGCGAGGTGCTCGTCACCAACACGCTGCCGATCGAGCCGGCCCGCCAGTTCGACAAGCTGACCGTGCTGTCGATCGCCCCGCTGCTCGCCCGGGCCATCAAGGCAGTGTTCGAGGACGGCTCGGTGACGAGCTTGTTCGACGGGGCTTCGTAG
- a CDS encoding glycoside hydrolase family 16 protein yields MPVLVVVVSLTTAGQRTQAASPSPASPAATSSPVPPVPAPATPAPAPVPAPLGAEWTPLIDQGFDTPAALGEFADRYPGWADYDGWNDTTGPGLYDSSRVVTVADGVLTENLHTEDGEALVVSITPVPHVQTYGRYEVRFRADVVPGYHFSWLLWPADNDWTDGEIDFPETGLDPGDWIMGFSHQIGPTPAVNQWAQRFDGSPQNWHTAVIEWRPDSLTFVLDGQSRTTTDPLAIPSVPMYWSMQTEAEEPDASTAGRVQIDYVKAWAYTPEAAGG; encoded by the coding sequence GTGCCCGTGCTGGTGGTCGTGGTCTCGCTGACCACGGCGGGTCAGCGGACCCAGGCGGCGTCGCCGTCGCCGGCCTCACCCGCGGCGACCAGCAGCCCCGTACCGCCGGTGCCCGCACCGGCGACGCCAGCCCCGGCGCCGGTCCCCGCTCCGCTGGGCGCCGAGTGGACGCCGCTGATCGACCAGGGCTTCGACACCCCCGCCGCGCTCGGCGAGTTCGCCGACCGCTACCCCGGCTGGGCCGACTACGACGGCTGGAACGACACGACCGGGCCGGGTCTCTACGACAGCAGCCGCGTGGTCACGGTCGCCGACGGGGTGCTGACGGAGAACCTGCACACCGAGGACGGCGAGGCGCTCGTCGTCTCCATCACGCCGGTGCCGCACGTGCAGACCTACGGGCGCTACGAGGTCCGCTTCCGTGCCGACGTGGTGCCGGGGTACCACTTCTCCTGGCTGCTCTGGCCGGCCGACAACGACTGGACCGACGGCGAGATCGACTTCCCCGAGACGGGACTGGACCCCGGCGACTGGATCATGGGGTTCTCCCACCAGATCGGCCCGACGCCGGCGGTCAACCAGTGGGCGCAGCGCTTCGACGGGTCGCCGCAGAACTGGCACACCGCGGTCATCGAGTGGCGCCCGGACTCGCTGACCTTCGTCCTCGACGGCCAGAGCAGGACGACGACCGACCCGCTGGCCATCCCCTCGGTGCCGATGTACTGGTCGATGCAGACCGAGGCCGAGGAGCCGGACGCCTCGACCGCCGGCCGGGTCCAGATCGACTACGTCAAGGCCTGGGCCTACACCCCAGAGGCCGCGGGAGGCTGA
- a CDS encoding 50S ribosomal protein L25/general stress protein Ctc: MADFRLVAEPRTEFGKGSARRTRRAGRVPAVMYGHGQDVVHLSLPAREFAAALRNGGTNVLLTVVLDGKEQLALTKAVQRDPLTRVHEHVDLLVVRRGELTTVDVPVIIVGDPAPDTISNHQLNTVSLEADATNLPESIEVDITGRTAGNGITAGELPLPAGATLLTDPEALVIGFLGAPTAAQLEEELAEAEAEAGIERDESDADGDVVGEPSDQGGGESIEAADSDES; this comes from the coding sequence GTGGCTGACTTCCGCCTCGTCGCCGAGCCCCGCACCGAGTTCGGCAAGGGCAGCGCCCGCCGGACCCGCCGGGCCGGGCGCGTCCCCGCCGTCATGTACGGGCACGGCCAGGACGTCGTCCACCTGTCCCTGCCGGCCCGCGAGTTCGCCGCCGCGCTGCGCAACGGTGGCACCAACGTGCTGCTGACCGTCGTCCTGGACGGCAAGGAGCAGCTGGCGCTGACCAAGGCCGTGCAGCGCGACCCGCTGACCCGCGTCCACGAGCACGTCGACCTGCTGGTCGTCCGCCGCGGCGAGCTGACCACCGTCGACGTCCCGGTGATCATCGTCGGTGACCCCGCGCCGGACACGATCAGCAACCACCAGCTGAACACCGTCTCGCTCGAGGCCGACGCCACCAACCTGCCCGAGTCGATCGAGGTCGACATCACCGGCCGCACCGCGGGCAACGGCATCACCGCCGGCGAGCTGCCGCTGCCGGCCGGCGCCACCCTGCTCACCGACCCCGAGGCGCTGGTCATCGGCTTCCTCGGCGCGCCGACCGCTGCGCAGCTCGAGGAGGAGCTCGCCGAGGCCGAGGCCGAGGCCGGCATCGAGCGCGACGAGTCCGACGCCGACGGCGACGTCGTGGGCGAGCCCTCCGACCAGGGCGGCGGCGAGTCCATCGAGGCCGCCGACTCCGACGAGTCCTGA
- a CDS encoding CDP-alcohol phosphatidyltransferase family protein encodes MSAVLDTPAPPGPGPAETFGQTLARLGGAQKGALGAPAYSRFVNRRMGRFLAAAAYHAGLTPNAVTGISAAFSATGIALLALVAPSWPLGVAVAACLVVGYALDSADGQLARLRGGGSPAGEWLDHMVDAAKASSLHLAVAIGLYRFGDLDARAWLLVPLAYCVVDGVLYFGTMLNDALRAQHGVPIRSQQRGERAGVLRSLLVLPTDYGLLCCVFVLLGAPALFLSVYTLLLVAMTAFLALASVKWFREMGRLPR; translated from the coding sequence GTGAGCGCGGTGCTGGACACCCCGGCCCCGCCCGGGCCGGGCCCGGCGGAGACCTTCGGGCAGACCCTGGCCCGGCTCGGCGGCGCGCAGAAGGGCGCCCTCGGCGCGCCCGCCTACTCCCGGTTCGTCAACCGGAGGATGGGCCGGTTCCTGGCCGCCGCGGCGTACCACGCCGGCCTCACCCCCAACGCGGTCACCGGCATCAGCGCCGCGTTCTCCGCCACCGGCATCGCGCTGCTCGCCCTCGTCGCGCCGTCCTGGCCGCTGGGGGTGGCGGTCGCCGCCTGCCTGGTCGTCGGCTACGCGCTGGACTCGGCGGACGGTCAGCTGGCCCGGCTCCGCGGCGGCGGCTCCCCGGCCGGCGAGTGGCTGGACCACATGGTCGACGCGGCGAAGGCCTCGAGCCTGCACCTGGCCGTCGCCATCGGCCTCTACCGCTTCGGCGACCTCGACGCCCGGGCCTGGCTGCTGGTGCCGCTGGCCTACTGCGTGGTCGACGGCGTCCTCTACTTCGGGACCATGCTCAACGACGCGCTCCGCGCCCAGCACGGGGTGCCGATCAGGTCCCAGCAGCGGGGGGAGCGGGCCGGCGTCCTCCGGTCGCTGCTCGTGCTGCCCACCGACTACGGGCTGCTGTGCTGCGTCTTCGTGCTCCTCGGTGCACCGGCGCTGTTCCTGTCCGTCTACACCCTCCTCCTCGTCGCGATGACGGCCTTCCTGGCCCTCGCGTCGGTCAAGTGGTTCCGCGAGATGGGCAGGTTGCCGCGATGA
- the glmU gene encoding bifunctional UDP-N-acetylglucosamine diphosphorylase/glucosamine-1-phosphate N-acetyltransferase GlmU: MSLPQTPPTAGPGGDVGAVVVLAAGQGTRMRSATPKVLHRLGGRSMLGHVLAAAAPLGAARTVVVVGSGREMVTEHLADVAPEAAAVVQEQQLGSGHAAAVALDALGEVSGAVLIVNGDAPLLRAETLSTLVQAHRDAGAALTVLTAEVADPTGLGRIVRDGDGGVRAIVEERDADPATRAIAEVNAGVYVGDAAAVREALSRVGAANDQGEIYLTDVLGLLVSDGRPVGGHRADDAADTLGCNDQRELADRRRTLNDRVLDRLMRAGVVVVDPMTTWVDVTADVAAEAVLQPGTQLLGATTVGAGAVVGPDTTLLDTEVGEGASVVRSHVTLSVVGPAASVGPFSYLRPGTELARAAKVGAFVETKNVQVGEGSKVPHLSYVGDATIGRGSNVGAATVFVNYDGVAKHRTEIGDHVRIGSDTMLVAPLTVGDGAYTAAGSVITEDVPPGAMAVARAHQRNVAGWVSRRRPGTPSAEAAAAAGGAPADDAADTRPAQSEGGRHAATAGDDDHQGRR, encoded by the coding sequence GTGAGCCTGCCCCAGACCCCGCCCACCGCCGGCCCCGGCGGCGACGTCGGCGCCGTCGTCGTCCTCGCCGCCGGCCAGGGCACCCGGATGCGCTCGGCCACCCCCAAGGTGCTGCACCGGCTCGGTGGCCGGTCGATGCTCGGGCACGTGCTGGCCGCGGCCGCCCCGCTGGGCGCCGCCCGCACCGTCGTCGTCGTCGGCTCCGGCCGGGAGATGGTGACCGAGCACCTGGCGGACGTCGCGCCGGAGGCCGCCGCCGTCGTCCAGGAGCAGCAGCTCGGCTCCGGGCACGCCGCGGCGGTCGCGCTCGACGCCCTCGGCGAGGTCTCCGGCGCGGTGCTCATCGTCAACGGCGACGCCCCGCTGCTGCGCGCCGAGACGCTCAGCACGCTGGTGCAGGCCCACCGGGACGCCGGCGCGGCACTCACCGTGCTCACCGCCGAGGTCGCCGACCCGACCGGGCTGGGCAGGATCGTCCGGGACGGCGACGGCGGCGTGCGGGCCATCGTCGAGGAGCGGGACGCCGACCCCGCCACCCGCGCCATCGCCGAGGTCAACGCCGGCGTCTACGTCGGGGACGCCGCCGCCGTGCGGGAGGCGCTCAGCCGGGTCGGCGCCGCGAACGACCAGGGCGAGATCTACCTGACCGACGTCCTCGGGCTGCTTGTCTCCGACGGGCGCCCGGTGGGCGGCCACCGCGCGGACGACGCCGCCGACACGCTGGGCTGCAACGACCAGCGCGAGCTCGCCGACCGGCGCCGCACGCTCAACGACCGGGTGCTCGACCGGCTGATGCGCGCCGGCGTGGTGGTCGTCGACCCGATGACCACCTGGGTCGACGTCACCGCCGACGTCGCGGCCGAGGCCGTGCTGCAGCCGGGCACCCAGCTGCTCGGCGCCACGACCGTCGGCGCCGGCGCGGTGGTCGGGCCGGACACCACGCTGCTGGACACCGAGGTCGGCGAGGGCGCCTCGGTCGTCCGCTCGCACGTCACCCTGTCGGTGGTCGGCCCCGCCGCCAGCGTCGGCCCGTTCAGCTACCTGCGCCCGGGCACCGAGCTGGCCCGCGCCGCGAAGGTGGGCGCCTTCGTCGAGACCAAGAACGTCCAGGTCGGTGAGGGCTCCAAGGTGCCGCACCTGTCCTACGTCGGGGACGCCACCATCGGGCGGGGGTCGAACGTGGGCGCGGCGACGGTGTTCGTCAACTACGACGGCGTCGCCAAGCACCGCACCGAGATCGGCGACCACGTGCGGATCGGCTCGGACACGATGCTCGTGGCTCCGCTCACCGTGGGCGACGGCGCGTACACCGCCGCCGGGTCGGTGATCACCGAGGACGTGCCGCCCGGCGCGATGGCCGTCGCCCGGGCGCACCAGCGCAATGTGGCAGGCTGGGTGAGCCGACGGCGTCCGGGGACGCCCTCGGCAGAGGCCGCCGCGGCGGCCGGTGGTGCACCGGCCGACGACGCAGCGGACACTCGACCTGCACAGTCCGAGGGTGGCCGCCACGCGGCCACCGCGGGGGACGACGACCACCAGGGACGGCGATGA
- a CDS encoding DUF1972 domain-containing protein: MPRNTSGKLRIALVGTRGVPARYGGFETAVEEVGHRLADAGHEVVVYCRTAADEPRPETHLGMQLVHLPAMRRRSLETLSHTGLSVAHLLAHRVDAAIVFNAANAPWLPLLRAARIPVATHVDGLEWKRAKWGGTGKRYYRVVEALSVRWSDALIADAQGIADYYRDEFAASTEQIAYGAPKIAGGRSEKLADVGLTPRGFHLVVARFEPENHVHVIVDGYRRSGATLPLVVVGSAPYADEYTRQVHELSDDRVRFLGGVWDQELLDQLYANCATYLHGHSVGGTNPSLLRAIGAGAATIAFDVAFNREVLQISGRYFSTPDDVAVEVTAAEADPAAVRRDGNSARVMAARYDWDDVAARYEALCARLAARDFPRSRPSGRRREQPATPAAPVAVLPPAPRRPLDEPVPLRVAVGAEVLPVEAPTARAAQA; the protein is encoded by the coding sequence ATGCCACGGAACACGTCGGGGAAGCTGCGCATCGCGCTGGTCGGTACGCGTGGGGTCCCGGCGCGGTACGGCGGCTTCGAGACCGCGGTCGAGGAGGTCGGCCACCGGCTGGCCGACGCCGGCCACGAGGTCGTCGTCTACTGCCGCACCGCCGCGGACGAGCCCCGCCCGGAGACGCACCTGGGCATGCAGCTGGTCCACCTGCCCGCCATGCGCCGCCGGTCGCTGGAGACGCTGAGCCACACCGGTCTGTCGGTGGCCCACCTGCTGGCCCACCGGGTCGACGCGGCGATCGTCTTCAACGCGGCGAACGCACCGTGGCTGCCGCTGCTGCGCGCCGCCCGCATCCCGGTCGCCACCCACGTCGACGGCCTGGAGTGGAAGCGCGCCAAGTGGGGCGGCACCGGCAAGCGCTACTACCGCGTGGTCGAGGCGCTGTCGGTCCGCTGGTCCGACGCGCTCATCGCCGACGCCCAGGGCATCGCCGACTACTACCGCGACGAGTTCGCCGCCTCCACCGAGCAGATCGCCTACGGCGCCCCCAAGATCGCCGGCGGCAGGTCGGAGAAGCTGGCCGACGTCGGGCTCACCCCGCGCGGGTTCCACCTGGTGGTCGCGCGCTTCGAGCCGGAGAACCACGTGCACGTCATCGTCGACGGCTACCGCCGCAGCGGGGCCACGCTGCCCCTGGTCGTGGTCGGCTCGGCGCCCTACGCCGACGAGTACACCCGGCAGGTGCACGAGCTGTCCGACGACCGGGTCCGCTTCCTCGGTGGCGTCTGGGACCAGGAGCTGCTCGACCAGCTCTACGCCAACTGCGCGACCTACCTGCACGGCCACTCGGTGGGCGGCACCAACCCCTCGCTGCTGCGCGCCATCGGCGCGGGTGCGGCGACCATCGCCTTCGACGTGGCGTTCAACCGCGAGGTCCTGCAGATCAGCGGCCGGTACTTCAGCACCCCCGACGACGTCGCCGTCGAGGTGACGGCGGCCGAGGCAGACCCGGCGGCGGTCCGCCGGGACGGCAACAGCGCCCGGGTGATGGCCGCCCGGTACGACTGGGACGACGTCGCCGCCCGGTACGAGGCGCTCTGCGCCCGGCTGGCGGCCCGCGACTTCCCGCGCTCCCGCCCCAGCGGCCGCCGCCGGGAGCAGCCGGCCACGCCGGCCGCGCCGGTCGCCGTGCTGCCCCCGGCTCCCCGCCGCCCGCTGGACGAGCCCGTGCCCCTGCGGGTGGCGGTCGGAGCCGAGGTCCTCCCGGTCGAGGCGCCGACGGCCCGGGCGGCCCAGGCGTGA